One window of the Rhipicephalus microplus isolate Deutch F79 chromosome 2, USDA_Rmic, whole genome shotgun sequence genome contains the following:
- the LOC119170389 gene encoding dolichol kinase: MTEASQGMRIRLEHFVVAAGVALTAVRLGMVAQCLTVVAVLIILLLLLRWQQSQTPDFNQRPHADSGLWLSLLLPFALLTAGNSYEHGDVYTFAEVVCSQALVLSLAVVFRIANIFIYGISSVWTATLLVAATGVSFIWSTTAAVTTAGTFSYLVTSLPAYSPKSFTQGELLLVCQSITTFVVVAGCSVACKIVYRDNCDLKCSASAGFLQAGLFSLAVFVMAVTTIQALRRATWFYASLCAAAILLVYPLCCVMVNAEPVSWLAYHCFSNYTRLCLMVSWAVLLVIAGLFVYWYTSNYSESSTVVRKAFHAAVVSVFLPGVILDPDLMYLACGAALGVFALLEVFRTLSIPPVGPRIQNAFAMFVDEKDAGTLILTPAYLFTGCAAPLLLFPGPMGDPGKMPILLSGTVALGIGDTAASVVGSKLGKHQWPGTSKTAEGTLAAIVTQFVFYFPLLLVAVPTVWHLNTLLLIVVLCLDSYLEAFTTQVDNLALPIFVYPMMTALYALQ; the protein is encoded by the coding sequence ATGACCGAAGCAAGTCAAGGAATGAGAATTCGCTTGGAGCACTTCGTCGTCGCTGCCGGCGTGGCTCTCACCGCTGTTCGACTCGGCATGGTCGCACAGTGTTTGACTGTAGTGGCTGTTCTGATTATCCTGCTCCTACTACTACGCTGGCAGCAGTCACAAACTCCAGACTTCAACCAGAGGCCGCATGCCGACAGTGGACTGTGGCTGAGCCTTCTCCTGCCTTTTGCGTTGCTTACCGCCGGCAACAGCTACGAGCACGGAGATGTTTACACTTTCGCCGAAGTGGTATGTAGTCAGGCGCTTGTACTGTCTCTCGCCGTCGTCTTTAGGATCGCGAACATTTTCATTTATGGCATTTCGTCTGTATGGACTGCGACACTGCTTGTTGCTGCGACTGGAGTCTCCTTCATTTGGAGTACCACTGCTGCTGTGACAACTGCAGGAACCTTCAGTTACCTGGTGACTTCCTTACCAGCTTACTCGCCCAAATCATTTACTCAAGGCGAGCTACTGCTCGTTTGCCAAAGTATCACCACCTTCGTCGTTGTCGCGGGATGTAGCGTGGCATGCAAAATTGTGTACAGGGACAACTGCGACCTCAAGTGTTCCGCATCAGCCGGATTTCTGCAAGCGGGACTCTTCAGTCTAGCCGTGTTTGTGATGGCTGTGACCACAATTCAAGCACTGCGAAGAGCGACGTGGTTTTACGCGAGTCTTTGTGCCGCGGCAATTTTGCTCGTATATCCCCTGTGCTGTGTCATGGTGAATGCGGAGCCAGTGAGCTGGCTTGCATACCACTGCTTCAGCAATTACACGAGACTCTGTCTTATGGTCTCGTGGGCCGTCCTGTTAGTAATAGCCGGACTGTTTGTGTACTGGTACACCTCGAACTACAGTGAAAGCTCCACTGTGGTGCGCAAGGCTTTCCACGCGGCGGTTGTGTCGGTGTTTTTGCCCGGAGTAATACTAGATCCTGACCTCATGTACCTCGCGTGTGGGGCCGCTCTCGGGGTGTTCGCGCTCTTGGAGGTCTTTCGGACGTTGTCGATTCCGCCAGTAGGACCGCGCATACAGAACGCCTTTGCGATGTTCGTAGACGAAAAGGACGCAGGCACGCTCATTCTGACACCTGCCTATCTATTCACTGGTTGTGCCGCACCCCTGCTGCTCTTTCCGGGACCGATGGGAGACCCAGGCAAAATGCCAATTTTACTTAGCGGCACGGTCGCACTCGGCATAGGAGATACCGCAGCGTCAGTTGTTGGGTCAAAGCTCGGTAAGCACCAGTGGCCTGGCACATCAAAGACTGCAGAAGGGACACTTGCCGCCATTGTCACACAGTTTGTATTCTACTTCCCTCTGTTACTTGTGGCTGTGCCGACTGTGTGGCATTTAAACACACTGCTGTTAATTGTGGTTCTCTGCCTTGACTCGTACCTTGAAGCATTCACAACTCAAGTGGACAATTTAGCGCTCCCAATCTTTGTGTATCCTATGATGACAGCCTTGTATGCGTTGCAATGA